caatatttcTTCTATAGCGGCACAAGAAATATTCCATTGGCCTTATATTGAATTATgtgttataatttaattagtaaataaaGTCCAATAGGGGAGGCTCAATCCAAGCCCCATAGATCCCTAACCTAGGCCATcacaaactctataaatagggatGAAGGAGGTGTGACAAATATACATGATACACAACACAAGAAGTGGAAACCCTAGCCTTCACacttggaattttcggccccctctcTCTAATAGAGGAATTCGAAATTCCTCTTTGTGTGTTCTTGGCGTTCTTGTCTTCTCTTTCAAGATCCTTATTATTTCTAATAGATTCCTCCCTCAAGGAAATTAGATCTAGAGTTAGGTCATAGGTTAGAAGATCATTGGTCTTGCAATCAAGCTTCAAGATCTACACGTGGAGAAGTAGTGAGCCACTtcattctttggagaatcataaTTGTAAGTATTAaacatctaatttatttttaaattatgtgattaattgcGTAATAATATGTCTCTACATGTTCTAGCATGAAATTGAATTGATCCACATAATCTCCTAAATAGATTCTCttgtggatttatttaatttgcaatttcCGTTGTGCAAACCCCAACAGGTAGGATGTGGCTCCTACttataaagtactccctccatccaaaaAAATAGGAGTATGTGCATTTGGGACAGCACaggaattaagaaaaaattggtaaagtaagagagggaatgAGAATGgtatagtaaagtaagagagatgatgaaAATGGTAggtaaagtagtgttagtggatagtgagacctacattattaaatagatataactttccaaaaatggaatgcatatatttttgtgggacatacgaaaatggaaagtgcatatatttttatgagacggaggtagtattagttttataataaaatgtgagtgagaataaattagtggaatgtgaggtccattaccaagaatggtaaaagtgaaatgtgacaaattttgtaggacgaacgaaaatgaaaaaatgtgacaaaatttcagggacgaagagagtaatattttttctaaatttaaCTTATTTTGTCTATTATAATTTTATCGCTTTAACTATTTActatatcattttttaaaacaagtgcaataaaaaaatatgacattGTTTTATGATATGAGGAGTATTAATGATTAaaacaatataattatgaaaaaatactatatagaataagaaataaaaaatattttacagAATTATTTTAGTAAACCAATACACACGGTTACTCCAATTTAAAACattatactagtatatactAATATACTAATAAAGAGAAGTAGAATTGAAATCCAGTGTACGAATCCAAAAATATgtctattttactattttggtcctaaactttatcttttgattttttacatcctaaacatttcaactcggatcacaatcggtcctacactaacagttccgtcaattttttaacggtcaacgatttAAACCCAATTTTGACCAATTAAAGCAGTTAATTATAATTACTTACACCCTAATTATGTCCTTAATAAATACAATCTTTAATTATGAGCTCTTCATGATGGCCTCTGTCTTCTCCCGTCGGCTCGCTCTGTTCTATCTCAACGGCATCTACTTGGTGCCAGTACCGGTCCCACTCTATTCTCGGCAATCTTCTAGGCCTCTCATAGGCTGCCCGATTCCATTACAAATTCAAGAATCCAATTGTCAAATTTTACAATTTCAAAACCATTCCCACCTTTCTCTTTTCTCACTCTTTCACCAAATCATAAAAATCCCAATTATGAGAAGTTTCAAGTAACAATTAGCCTTTTTTAGCAGTGTGGGGTAAAACCCTGGGGTAACACGTTGTCGACGATCATGGCTTTACTAAGAGGAAACCGCGCAGTCACCCTTGCCCGGGCACTCCGACGCAAGGGTTGTGTGAATGAGACAAACCCTTCGCCCAACGGCGGCCGCGTTCCCCTCCCCGCCGCTGGCGGTCACTAGCTCCCCCGCCCCCTATTAACCTAGTATTATATAAAACTACTTCTATATCTATTCTTATTCTTGGATCCACAAGCTGACTTTTGTTTGTGGTAAACAACAAATTCAAGATTGTATTTATTAAGGATATAATTAGGGTGTAAGTAACCATAATTAACTGCTTTAATTGttcaaaatcgggttaaaatcGTTTACCGtgagagcatcagcaatggggGATGTCCACGtggaattcccaccggcgtgcgggaattcAGTGGCGGACGTCCTCCATTGCGCGTCCCAGGCACAGATACGGAATTCCgtgaaggaattcgcagttccgaGGCGTTCCGCCGAATtctgcggggaattccgtgcggacgttcgccattgcgttgacgccCGCAGAATTCCGCTTTtttcattaaatgttttttttcgatttctatatatacatcccgttgaacttcatttcatttgcaccacttgcattaacaagtttctctctctctttaaaAAGACCTTTCTTTCGAATcaacaatggagcaccacgacaGCGATTCCCCCGCTTCGAGCGAGTCACCGGTGCCCCATTTTCCCATCGGAGGGAGTACGTCGATGTCCGCTGCGATACctcaaatgccggggatgatgccccagtcTCAAATGCCACCGGGAATGATgtccgggtactacaacatgtacccatagtggtatgggatgatgccccagatgcccggggcgagtacggggatgatgccccagatgcatGGGTCGCATGTCACTGcggggggagtaggcagggggtcccccaatctccggtggacaacgtctatcggcctTTTATAGATTTACTGTAGACGGACAACCCGACGAGctctcctctcgagactcagttcgcTGGCGTCGACATGTTCTCGTtcgaggagttggggctttctCCGGTCTGGGATACTCCCGCCAGCGCACCACCGGTGAAGGGGAGGGCAGGGAAGACCGAGCAAATGAgggcaggggacggggcgtCCGGGTGTACGGAGGcgaggtgggggagggatccagcgggaacaagaggaccgtctggagcatgGACGAGTGCGCcgcgctggcgaaggcgtgAATCAGTGTAGAGGAGGATCCAAACGTCggggcgaaccagcacatcgactggatgtggtggcgcattagccaaagctacctccagttcaaaccaCAAGGGGGGAAGGAACACAACGcggagcaatgccggaaacagtgggaacggttgaagaggcagctcagccgatttgccggcatttacacaaacaaccttcgctcggcaaccagcggcatgtctgccgaggaaGTGAAGCTGTTGGCTCATCAGCAGTTCCCTGACGCTGAGAagggcttcggggaattcaagtGTTAGCCGGTGTTTCTTGTGGTGCAGTCTTCGcccaagttcactgcgggtgttgaatctggctggccgaagcggacgaagatcagcgcctccggagagtacagtagcagtgcttgTTCCGCGGAACTTCCCCcggccgaggcagagttccccacacccacatcgtcggcccgccgccgtcacccggttgggcaaaagtccACGGCGCGGATGTCCAGGGGAAGCACCAGCGGATCCGCCGAGGCTCAATCGGCAGCACcccccaaaacgatcccgagaaccacccctcattcgcccgcatcgctgcacatgaaaccttgttacgtgcgatggttgaatggcgccaaGCGACCTACCCCCATTACAAGCGGAAGCTCAAGCCCCTCCTCGACAGTATGCACTGCGATTTGGGGTTCGACGGGATGTCGGACGATGACAGCGAGGGGGGCGGCGGCGCCGATGGCGAGAGGACTGGCGATGAGGAATTCCAGGAGTGAGAAGCcggttttatttttataatgatgtactttttataataattatgtattttttttaatgaagtatggtttttttttaaaataaagtggttacattttctccgtattcacgtcgaaattttaattccgtaaattgtttaattccggaaattgtctaatttgtgattttttttaatgtgggaatcccgtcgggaattccgcagggaattccgtatgacgtggcagggcagtgggaagtccgtatgacgtggcaggaggtgttttagGGAATCCCGCGTGGAATTCTGCCGGGAATTCCGCTCCACTGCTGAAGCTCTTAAAAAATAGACGAAACTGTTAGTGTAGggccaattgtgatccgagttgaaatgttcgggatgcaaaaaatcaaaagataaagtttatgaccaaaattgtaaaatgagcatatgttcaggaccagttttggcatttactttataataaaattggcagtttattagagtgtccacaatgggggagccgcggcccgtggctcggtgcgcggccccccattgcagagagcCGAGAGTCGGGGCGCAGGGCCGAGAGCCGAGGGCGACCCGCGGCCCTCCACTGCAGCAGGCCGCCATTCGCGGCTGGGCCgcggaatttaatttaattttttttaaatttcgaaaattatttataaaatactacaTTTCCATTCCATTTTTCCAACTCCATTTTACTTCCATTTTCCTCCAATATTTCCTTCCAATTTCGATTCAACCTTGCAACAAGCGGTCCGACGATGAACAATTCCAACAAGCGgtagatctggagttccaaaaccttgTTGCAGCGGTGCAACGTGAAGCCGACGAGGCGGAAGATGCGGCGGAgtatcgattgcatgcactgggagtggaggaactgtctGGTGGCTTGGAAGGGACAGTTTACTTCTGGTTTCAAAGGCAGACATCCcacgatgattctggaagccatTGCTGATTACCGCTTGCGAAtctggcatgcatattttggggtcgctggatcgaacaacgacatcaacgttctacgaTCGTCACACCTGTTCAATGACGAGAGCCGGGGTGAGGGTCTGCAAGTTAGATTCATGGCCAACGGCACTCAGTACAGTAAggggtactatttggccgatgggatataccctcgctgGCCGGTGTTTGTGAAGACGACCCGACAACCGGTTGGGCCGAAGCAAACCTACTTCGCgaaaaaacaagagggtgctaagtaggatgttgagcgagcttttggtgtactccaagcgcgatgggccattatacggtgtccGGCTCGACAATGGCACGGAAATGATGTCGCAGACATCAtgactgcatgtatcatattgcacaatatgataatagatgacgaaggagttgctgcagagcgatggacaccggaagatggtgctagTTCGAGCTCGGGTATTTCCATGGAGCAcctgcagatgggtgtaccacatagtaatgaatacttgatccagcggTACACCGATATGCAAAGCCAAATATCGCATATATCAGTGCAGgctgatatggttgaagaggtctggaaccgtaGAAGGGGCACCGCAGAGTGATATGGGTTTTCAggttgttgtttttaaattagaaaactttcgttgtataattttcctattttaatataatacaacgaagttcTTGTTACATTTTGGTtttaggttgtgaatttttttatttacaatccaaattattttattttaattaacttataaatatcataaatttaaagtctaataaaatttaatatagttaaattaaaaataacattaaaaaaggaaaacaaatttaaatatttttatagagGGCCACATGCCCttgttaattttgttaatttttttactttaccattGCGGAGGCCACATgagagccacgaatggtggccGGACCATatttggtggccttcaagggcaaccactgtggacactcttagagaTTGGAACCCTAACCAGCGCCTCCATCCCTCCCTCCCTCCACCACCGATCCTCCATTCACGACGGTATATTGAGGCAGCTACTAGCGTCGGTAGTAGCTGCTCTGCACCGAACATTAACTCCGTCCTATGCTTTGAGCTTCTACCACCTTAGGAGAAGATTAATTAGGTCGCTCTTCAAATTCAGATTTCAATGGGCGTGCCTGACATGGATGAACTCAGTTTCACTGATTCTCAGCTCCACTATTATGTTAAGGATGCGCTCAAATCTGCTATTCAGGTAATTAGGCATTTTAGCAATCATTATTAGCTCGTATGGATGAACTTCTGCACACTTTTTTGTTTTCCTGATTTCAAGGGTGACTGCGACTTTTACAATCAACTTGTGGCTGTGATGCATCGTAAAGAGCGTCTTTCTGCTGCAGACGTCGCCCTTCTTGTGGTATGTTGTGGCTTTTCGCTACTAAGTTTATCACTACTTTATCCAGTAATTTGCTTAATCTTGATTTTTTGTGTTCTAACTTTGCAGACGTGTTTGAAAGCATTGACTGGAGCAGTATCTTGTATAGATATCAGTCATCATAAGTCCCTACTTGCTGCAGTTAGTAACAAGCCATTTCACTGAATTTGTTATTtcattatttccatttttgtttTAAGGCTTTTTTTTGACATCACAGATATTAAGAATGAGTCTGTGGGATTATGGAACTGATGTTATGGATGCATTGACTGATGCTCGTTGCCTTGGTATGTGCTGCTATATTTTATGCTCCTTATTTATTGATTCGATATCCCCTCCTCTCCTTAAACCTTGGTTATACAGGCTTCATCAAATGGGGAACATGTTAATTTCTGCTTGGAGATGCTTGTAAGCAATTTCGTGCCTCCATCTGCATACTTTGAGAAACACAGAGGTCCATCTAAAAAGAGTGAAGTTCTTGATCGTGTTCATTCAACTTTAATTGACATTGCAAATGTAGTTCCTCTTTCACCGATGATACTCGAGAAGTTAGTAAGAGATAAAATGCCCCATGTATACGTAAAAGAACAGGTAGGATCATATCTTGGGGTTTTGGTTCTTTTAAGAAAATTGGTATGTTAAGTGTGCATATTATCCTTCTTCTTCAGTACAACTTATAAAAGATTGGAACCATTAGAGGTAATTCAAAATCCTCAAATGTGTTTTGTTTCTCTACTTATCAA
This sequence is a window from Salvia splendens isolate huo1 chromosome 5, SspV2, whole genome shotgun sequence. Protein-coding genes within it:
- the LOC121803004 gene encoding uncharacterized protein LOC121803004; this encodes MGVPDMDELSFTDSQLHYYVKDALKSAIQGDCDFYNQLVAVMHRKERLSAADVALLVTCLKALTGAVSCIDISHHKSLLAAILRMSLWDYGTDVMDALTDARCLGFIKWGTC